Proteins encoded together in one Caldisericia bacterium window:
- the secF gene encoding protein translocase subunit SecF: MRLFSIENLQFIPRRKFYFSISLILILISIIAIIFNYITIKSPLNYGLDFTGGTILDLKFEKNPTVSEARDILKEFGYGSGVIQVSQDGRLIVRINQKNLTPEEREKIFTKLEEKFGKLDRENLRLSSIGPTISSELKRSGIIALLVGLSFIFIYITLRFQFRFAVVTILALIHDTIITVGLLALIRQQVNSPFIGALLAIIAYSVQDSVVVLDRVRENLKILKDKYSYDDIINISIQQSFTRSLNTSLTTLLAIIAILIFGGSTIRDFSFTLLFGITAGTYSSIFIAAPLLVVWNKLSKHKIEEVKKEIKISEEITKAQVATNPIKINQNRPKNKKKKKGGKK, from the coding sequence ATGAGATTATTTAGTATTGAAAATTTACAATTTATACCAAGAAGAAAATTTTATTTTTCAATTTCTCTTATTTTAATTTTGATCTCAATTATAGCAATAATTTTCAATTACATTACAATTAAATCTCCGTTAAATTATGGTTTAGATTTCACAGGAGGAACAATTCTTGATTTGAAATTTGAAAAAAACCCAACTGTAAGTGAAGCAAGAGATATATTAAAAGAATTTGGATATGGTTCTGGTGTTATTCAAGTATCTCAAGATGGTAGATTAATTGTAAGAATTAATCAGAAAAATTTAACTCCTGAAGAAAGAGAGAAAATATTTACAAAACTTGAGGAAAAATTTGGAAAACTTGATAGAGAAAACTTGAGGCTATCATCTATTGGACCAACAATAAGCAGTGAATTAAAAAGATCAGGAATAATTGCTTTACTTGTTGGTTTATCATTTATATTTATCTATATTACTTTAAGATTTCAATTTAGATTTGCAGTTGTAACGATACTTGCTCTTATTCACGATACTATAATAACAGTAGGACTTCTTGCTTTAATTAGACAACAAGTAAATAGTCCATTTATTGGTGCCTTACTTGCAATTATTGCATATTCTGTTCAAGATTCTGTTGTAGTTCTTGACAGAGTTAGAGAAAATTTAAAAATTTTAAAAGATAAATATTCTTATGATGATATTATTAATATAAGTATTCAACAATCATTCACACGTTCTTTAAACACTTCATTAACAACACTACTTGCTATTATTGCAATACTTATCTTTGGAGGTTCAACAATAAGAGATTTTTCATTTACACTTCTTTTTGGAATCACTGCTGGAACATATTCATCAATATTTATTGCTGCACCACTTCTAGTTGTTTGGAATAAGTTAAGTAAACATAAAATAGAGGAAGTAAAGAAAGAGATCAAAATCTCTGAAGAAATAACAAAGGCTCAAGTTGCAACAAATCCAATTAAAATAAATCAAAATAGACCAAAAAATAAGAAAAAGAAAAAAGGAGGTAAAAAGTAA
- a CDS encoding adenine phosphoribosyltransferase, protein MNLRQFIRDIPDFPQKGVLFRDITPLLKNKDAFKEAINLMVEPFKNEKIDLVVGIEARGLILASPIAYNLNAGFVPIRKPGKLPWKTERKEYELEYGMAILEVHLDSIQKGDRVLIVDDVLATGGTAKAAAELVEKLGGIVVGFDFLIELVDLKGRDMLIKYPLFSILKL, encoded by the coding sequence ATGAATTTAAGACAATTTATAAGAGACATACCTGATTTCCCCCAAAAAGGGGTTCTTTTTAGAGATATAACTCCTCTTTTAAAAAATAAAGATGCATTTAAAGAAGCAATTAATTTAATGGTTGAACCATTCAAAAATGAAAAAATTGATTTAGTAGTTGGTATAGAAGCGAGAGGTTTAATTTTAGCATCACCAATTGCATATAATTTAAATGCTGGTTTTGTACCAATTAGAAAACCAGGAAAACTTCCTTGGAAAACCGAAAGAAAAGAGTATGAACTTGAGTATGGTATGGCAATTTTAGAAGTTCATTTAGATTCAATACAAAAAGGTGATAGAGTATTAATTGTTGATGATGTTCTAGCAACTGGTGGAACAGCTAAAGCAGCTGCAGAACTTGTAGAAAAACTAGGTGGAATTGTTGTTGGTTTTGATTTTCTTATTGAGTTAGTTGATTTAAAAGGAAGAGATATGCTAATAAAATATCCACTTTTCTCTATTTTGAAATTATAA